Below is a genomic region from Vicia villosa cultivar HV-30 ecotype Madison, WI unplaced genomic scaffold, Vvil1.0 ctg.000442F_1_1_1, whole genome shotgun sequence.
ACAATCAAATACTCGAGACTCGAGACTCTGCAAAATAGAAACAGAAGGAAACCGTGAAGTCATAAACTGAACAGGACTGACATTACCTAACATGCGAGATGGAACTCGATTAATCAAGTAGGCAGCTGTCAAAACGGCTTCTCCCCAATATGAATTGGGAACTGCCATTTGGAAGAGAATGGCTCGAGCAACTTCAAGTAAATGACGATTCTTTCTTTCTgcaacaccattttgttgtggggtGTCGACACATGTAAATTCATGAACTATTCCCCGTTGACTGGTAAAATTTGAAAGGATGTGATTGGCATACTCTTTGCCATTGTCAGAGCGGATTCTTTTAATCCCCTTGCCAAATTGTGTTTGTACcatatttaaaaaactaataaacaATTCCGGTGTTTCTGATTTATCCTTCATCAAGAAAATCCAAGTTGCTCGAgtacaatcatcaataaatgATACAAACCATTTAGCACCCGAAATATTAGAAATAGGTGCTGGTCCCCATACATCAGAATGTATGAGATCAAAAGGTTCAACACTTCTATTGGAACTAGGAGTAAAAGAGACACGATGATGTTTAGCTAACTCACAAACGTCACATTTAAAAGACTCAACTGAATGATGTAAAAATAAAGAAGGAAACATAGACTTAACTAAAGAGAATGGTGGATGACCAAGACGTTTGTGCTGAAGCCAAATTTGTGCGGCGGAATGAGAAGAGGACACTGAAGACTCAGTCTGCAAGTAGGAAGCCAACACCTTCGAACAATTTGGTTCATTAGATAGGTAGTACAACCCTCCCTTTTCCTTAGCAACTCCAATTGTCTTCCCCGTGGTAAGATCCTGAAAAACACAATAAGAAGTGAAAAATATTACTTTACAGTTCTGATCACGGGTGAGTTTACGAACAGATATTAGGTTGTGAGAGAGTGTGGGAACATGTAGCACATCCTGTAATTGAAGTGAAGGTTGCAAGTTAACACTCCCAGAGCCATCAATACGAGCATAAGAACCATTAGCAACCGTAACATAACGGTTCTTCTCAGAGGAGGTGTAAGATGAAATCCAACTGGGATTGAATGTCATATGGTCGGTGGCACCAGAGTCCAAAATCCAAGCATTCTTAGGGATTTTATCGCAAACACTAAAGGATTGAGAGCATACGCTCAAGCCGGTCGTCGGTCGAGAACAAATACCAAAAGGCTTACTGACAGAGTCAAGTATAACCTTTAAATGATTCACCTCATCCTCGGTGAATGATAAAGAGTAATCAGCATAATTTTTTTTAGCCATTAGAAGcaagctaaaaataaaaataacaagaaGATGAAATATTCCTCAAGAGGGGCCTACAAGACAGCAATGAAGGGTTGACAGATGAAAGAAATAAAGAGGGGTTTGAGTGAGGTGTTTCGGACAGTGTAACAAGGCTGCAATGAAGGGTAACAAGGCTGCAATGAAGGCAGAAAAAAAATTGCAATGAAGGGTAACAAGGCTGCAATGAAGGCGGAAAAATTGTCACGATGAAGGTGACTTAGGATTTACCGAAATGAAGACGGCTAGGATTTATGCGGAAGCAAGTCTCTCAAGATCGagagctcttgataccatgtagAGAATTGAATATTTGGTAAAATGCTTGAGTTTCTAATGCACTCAAGTAATTTGATTATATACACACTAGAGAGTAAATACAAGATAAGATTTTCAAGGATGTTGCTAGTTCCTAGATACATGTATGTAATTTTCTAGGCATAGACTCCTAGGTACATGTATTGACTCCTAAATACAAATTTATAAATCCaatattttataattccaacaCTACCATTACCAGACCTGAATTAGCCTTTGCTGTTAACAAGGTGTGCCAATTTATGGCACATCTTTAGAAACTCATTGGGTGGCTGTGAAACGGATTCTAAGATACCTAAAAGGTACCCTGGGTCATGGTTTACTTCTTTCCCCTCTTTCTCCTTCCTCTCCTCCCTCCTTGAGAGtcttttgtgatgctgactgggcATCTGATCCTGAGGGCAGGAGAAGCACATTTGGTGCTGCTGTGTTCTTTGGTAACAATCTTATTACATGGTGGTCCAAGAAACAGCAGGTTGTAGCTCGTTCTAGCACGGAATCAGAATACAGGTCATTGGCTTTGGCTACAGCAGACTTACTATGGATTCAGACCCTTCTCAAGGAATTACATATTGGTACTCAGCCCCCTGTTGTAATAGCCTATTGTTAGTAATAGTGTGCCTTTGTGTCACTTGTTCTAACCTGCTATAGCAGGTTACAGGTTGTAGTATATAAACAACCAATCTCTCTATTGTGTAACTAACTTTGGAGAAAATAACAGAAAGTTGTTAGATGAATGAAAATCTCTCTCTCTATTTTCTATCACAACAAGACATCTTCCAACATAAAATTCTTAGATTAACTTGTAAAAAAAGAACAatgtttcacaaaaaaaaaaattgatgtttcAAAATGTGATCAAGCTCTGATCAAGCTCTCAAATTTGAGTCCAACGGTGTCAATTGATCCATAGAGCCAACTCAATCTGATGGAATAAATGTTTGGTTGTTCTTGTTGgttgtaatattatttatttccccAATTTAAGCACAAAAGTTCTTTTAAATAAGTGCTTTTCATGTATTTCTTGCTTCAATTTAGTAGACTCTCCTTGAGCCCTAAGAAAGCTTTTTTATTCTGACTAAATTGTTTGTGCCATTATTCAAAATTGCATTCTTTTGTATCTTTCTTCAGGTCTGGGATTATACTGGTTTTGGGTATGCTAGATACGATGCAGGAGATGTAAATAAAGACTTTCTAGGGTAAGTGTAGACATGCTGTggttaagaaaatttctttaaaaatggTTATCACATTACTAATTGCTTAAAATTGATAAACCAGGTGTGTAGCAGAGAATAAAGTGCTTCATAGTGCCTTATTGTCACGCGTAAAGGTATAATTCACCTTGTTAGTATGTGATATGGAGTATATGGTTGATTGTGATACAACTCTGTATGAGAAGAAATATGAATTAGTTATATTGACTTTGAATTTATATTGTTATATATGGTGCAAAAAAGGAAGCAAAATGAACTCTAATTCTGAAGAGAAATAAAATCCCTCTCGGAGACAGTTGTAAAATGGTCATTAGTGACACTTTTAATGATTTTtccattccttttttttttttttaaaagaatatctCTTAAGCAATTTAGTACCAATTTTAGTCTCATTCATGTGATAAGAATGGACTCAATTAATTAGGAAgtctcatttttttcatactcTTTCACTAATTTTGTTACTGTGTGCTAAGATAAGCTAGCTAGCACTAGTGGTAAAATGTAATTGAGATGCAATACTGTCTTGCCCCTAGCTATTCTAGAAATTTTATGCAATTGTACTGTTTCACTTTTATGTTTTAATGTCAGCATCATTATACCACTAAATTTTGCTCTATCTTTGGTCTGCTTTGATGGTTTCTCGATAAAAACGTTGCTTATTATGTTTTTCAATGAGTAGAATTTTTTATTCCAAGGCACGACTCTTACATTTCATTGAGAATTTCAAACTTCTTGACAGGATTCTGGTTTCAAGACAACATTCTATCCGACGAGGTTAACTTCAATGACGTTGAATGCAAACTCTATGTCTACTGTGGAGAAGAGTATACCATCCAAAGAACTACCGTCTGCTCAAGGTCATACTTCAAAGCTGCAACTTAGTGATGGCAGTAGCATATATGCCAAGTTGGTGGTAAGGGAAAGTTTGCTTACCTGTTCTGTAATTTATGTTGCGGTGCTACAAGTAGCGGATGATGAGTTCATATTTGAAGTTCCATTAGCAACTGTCTGatcattataatttaatatacTACAATTGAAGTCTAATCTCATAGATATTTGTTGTGAAGGTTGGGGCCGATGGAGGAAAATCCCGCGTTAGGGAATTAGCAGGATTCAAAACAACTGGGTGGAATTACTCTCAGAATGCAATCATCTGTACTGTAGAGCATACTTCTGCTAATCATTGTGCGTGGCAACGGTTTCTACCTAACGGCCCAATTGCACTTCTTCCTATGGGTGATAATTTTAGCAACATTGTTTGGACCATGAGTCCAACTGAGTCAAACGATCGCAAATCAATCACCGAGGAAATGTTTTTGAAGGATGTGAATTCTGCTCTTGATGATGGATATGGACCTCATCCGGCGTCAAGCTCATTAGGAACTCGAGACATGTTTTCTTGGCTTAAAATGGATGCAACTTTATCAGCTAATGAATCCTTTGAAATTCCTCCAAAAGCAATAAGATTGGCATCTGAAAGGATGGTGTTTCCTCTGTCTTTACGGCATGCCAATTCCTATGCATCAAAACGCGTTGTTCTAATAGGAGATGCGGCCCACACTATCCATCCCCTTGCCGGTCAAGGAGTTAATTTAGGTTTTGGTGATGCATTTTCTCTTTCCAAAGTTATTGCAGAGGGTATTGCTTTGGGATCTGATATTGGAGAGGTATGTTATGTCTTTGATGTTTATTTCATGTTGTTCACAAGATTTAAAAccctgtttggataaacaacttaataTAAATTACTAATGACTATGTATAAGTTATTTCTATAACATAAGATaaggaaaaagttaaaatatCTTCATATAAATCATAATATGTTTTATAAGGTATCTTTAAGAGCTTATGGAAATAAGCTTAAAACAACTTATGGACAATGTCATAAACTGTTTGCATAAACTCTCTTAATGTTGGTCTGTAGGTAAATTTGTTAAAGAAGTATGAAGCCGATAGGAAACCAGCGAACATTGCGATGATGGCGTTACTCGACGGCTTCCAAAAAGCTTACTCTATTGATTTTGGGCCTTTTAATTTTCTACGAGCTGCAGCCTTCAATGGAGCAAACCATATTTCACCACTCAAGAGAAGAATAATTTCTTATGCTTCAGGGGAAAATAAATTGCCCATTTTCTTCTGAACATAAAAATGTAGTTGATTTAAATTTAAAGTCATTGCTTTAACAGCATTTGACACTTGGCCAATTATTTTGTTATGCCTTGatcaaaataagttttggccTAAGGTTCAGCAACACCTTAGTTTTATCCTTGTAAAGTTTTTATGCATCAATGGGTGGAAGTTGGTCAGTCTTGCGTCTTGCTAAGTCTACTGTGGTAAGCTATATATTTACGATGAGAGTTACTGCATCAATACATGACAATAGTATGATAGTAAAATAGTGTTCTCTATTATAgtttttgattaaatttttttaggTGAGATAGACTCCGGTGGTTCATTAGGTTtaagtaggggtgttcgcggtgcggtttggttcggttttgagcgtaaaagtcatcctaaccgcgagataaaaatccatgcggttcggtttggttcggttggtttttaaaaattgatccaaaccaaaccaacccaaaccaatgcggttaggatcggttcggtggCTGCGGTTTACACGATAAAATGAAAATGTACTGAaatgaaataaaaggaaaaagaaaaataattcaatatcaaaataatatatgaTTTTATACCACACAAAAGTATGTCCACATAATACCGAATGAactgaaaatataataataaataaacaatgGTCCATTGTTCAACCAGAATCTTAAGCACACAAGTAGTACAATTTAGCTACTTAAGTACAAGttcattaaataaaaacatacatcCCCTCTTACCACTTTTCTCAATACCAAAAGAAGTATCAAAGTATCAGACTATATCAATTACATTACACTGTAACTGTAACACTAACAGTAACACTGTCTATATCAAAATACTAAAAGAAATTACATTGTCTCCAACACTAACATTGTCTAtatcaaaataccaaaaaaaattacaTTGTCTCCATCCCCATCTCCATGACTCCATCTACATATCATATTACACCAAAGTAACAATGTCTCCATCTCCATGACTCCATCTACATATCATATTACACCAAAGTAACAATGTCTCCATCTCCATGACTCCATCTACATATCATAATTGAGAAAATTGTGTCAGATTAATTGActtaagaataaaaagatttaaaaatttgaaaaatcaaaCATACCATTTCATTTCCTTTTGAAGCACATCTACTAATCAGATTCAATATCAGAAAGTCCCTCATTCAATTGTGGAATGGGAGCTAATTCTAAGAATGTatcaaatataacaaaaattagacataacaaacaattaaatttgaataaaatagaatcaattatatacatatatacctTCTTCGAGCTTCTCTAAATCTTCCAAATGCTCCTCAATATCAACTGACAAAGGTGAAGATCTTAACCAATTTTGTGCACAAATTAAAGAACTCTACCCCTGCTAAAAGCAGACTCTGAAGCAACAGTTGATATTGGCATAGCCAATATATCTCTAGCTATTAGACCAAGGGTAGGGTATTTGGTAGAATTCACCTTCCAccaatttaaaatgtcaaaatcagGATTTTTCTTCTCCCTAGGCTCTGTGAGATACAAATCCACTTCATTTTTACTCAAATTTGGATCTTGATCCATGTCCATCTCAAATTTATCATCCACTTCTGAAGATGTAACAAATTCCAATACTTCCACTTCTGAGTAAGTATTAGCATCACCACTAAATAAATAATCATAATAGCAggtgaataaaaaaataaataatcataacAAGCCAGGTGAATAATTTTGTATAGATTCATTCATGAATGGCAGAGATACAATCTTTCCTAACAAAACAAATCGGTGCAGTAGAAGAAATCCACtcgcaaagaagaaaaagatacaTAAACACTGCAAACAATTATCATTACCTTACTGTAACTTAGTCTCTAAAATTGACTCTAACAATTATCATTAACTTTCATACTAtaactattaattaattaataattaaatgttaCTACTAATTCATTTCTATCTTGAATTTCTATCTTTCTGGTGCACATTACAAAACTTTCACAATATGCTTTTGGGAAAGACagcaaaattaaaaacatatGGAAGCACCAGCATGATTAGAGCGAGAGTGAGGGAGCATGATTACAGCAATATTAAAAACATACACAAAATTAGATTCAACACCCACAAAATCTAAAATACGTAATgccaaataaaaatcatattcagTACCTGATTTTCCGTCATCGATATGGAATTGGAAGCACCAGCATGAGATCCAACATCAGAACTCACTTCCTTTTCCTTATCAATAATAGTCATATCTAATATCTGAAGGAAAAAATTGcagaaacaaaaaaataaataactggGCTGATGAGATATACAAGGAAATTGTagaaacaaaaatagaaaaattttgCA
It encodes:
- the LOC131628325 gene encoding uncharacterized protein LOC131628325; this encodes MNRVIKKTILNVCARRIPRKFFCSEVVKVAGSTDLVPSNEHEKKPIISEVIPEYDIAIVGGGMVGMSLACFLASMPMTKQLSVAIIDSNPALASGLSIQREDPPDPRVSTVTPASISFLQDAGAWKYVEQNRHAYFKKMQVWDYTGFGYARYDAGDVNKDFLGCVAENKVLHSALLSRVKDSGFKTTFYPTRLTSMTLNANSMSTVEKSIPSKELPSAQGHTSKLQLSDGSSIYAKLVVGADGGKSRVRELAGFKTTGWNYSQNAIICTVEHTSANHCAWQRFLPNGPIALLPMGDNFSNIVWTMSPTESNDRKSITEEMFLKDVNSALDDGYGPHPASSSLGTRDMFSWLKMDATLSANESFEIPPKAIRLASERMVFPLSLRHANSYASKRVVLIGDAAHTIHPLAGQGVNLGFGDAFSLSKVIAEGIALGSDIGEVNLLKKYEADRKPANIAMMALLDGFQKAYSIDFGPFNFLRAAAFNGANHISPLKRRIISYASGENKLPIFF